In the genome of Cryptomeria japonica chromosome 8, Sugi_1.0, whole genome shotgun sequence, one region contains:
- the LOC131053634 gene encoding putative leucine-rich repeat receptor-like serine/threonine-protein kinase At2g24130 yields MAESSNHSDEAALMAFKAAISLDPYNSLLHWNPNHTFCNWTAIACSSSRQRVVSLNLTGMGLLGPISPFLGNLSFLRVLDLRNNSFHGHIPYQLGRLFRLRWLQLSSNNLSGSIPPEFSLLSNLETMVLGRNNLTGNIPPFLGNMSFLKLLVLTENTLQGGIPAELGMLRQLNWLNLGINNLIGSIPIALSNCTRLQTLELYANNLNGPIPWEFGRLSELQNVLLWQNQLSGEIPRLVGNWTQLEMLELEINQLSGTVPLEIGKMKQLRRLGLWGNHFVSRSRGLPILTVLTNCSSLEILTLEYNHLTGVLPTSVGRLSNSLSILMLDSNEIGGNIPNEIGNLTNLATLGLSTNRFNGTIPSALGKLPNLERLYLGANNLQGRIPESFGQSIRLGLLSLSENMLSGQIPDSLGELPQLRDLFLYHNQLSGKIPASLGRSQTLETVDFSHNKLTGNIPPEVAGLQNLQFYFNVSSNFLQGSILEMSKMVMVLAIDLSQNNFSGVIPSALASCKGLEYLNLSWNKFEGPIPASLADLQNLQYMDLSRNNLSGMIPVTFKKMRMLRHLNLSSNKLTGEVPKGGAFATLDASEVMGNLGLCGGWINLPPCSHSNHKQPSVPKKVIIPVIVGIAILTMSLLLVAFSYRLCRHSSTPALNVWPPKISYEELVDATGGFSDENLLGIGSFGSVYKGILKNGTNIAVKVLKLQDQYVHQSFSRECTALKRVRHRNVIKIISACSNLDFKALILPFMSNGSLERWLYHSEGGRCRLNLRDRIRIAMEIAEGMTYLHHYCFVQVIHCDLKPNNVLLGDDMTSYIADFGLSNIIFGNSMDSLTSTDALKGSVGYIAPEYGIGGKLTTKGDVYSYGILILELLTRRRPTDDMFTEGINLQKWIEMHFPNRISDVVDNCLLIDAHESGTSMVIECLTQFMQIGLFCTKESPQERPDMTEIVDRLNTIRGAFLGTPKTPQLPIDISHFLDNTRGINMASSGNNEGSSTSTS; encoded by the exons ATGGCAGAGTCTTCCAATCATTCTGATGAAGCAGCTCTCATGGCTTTCAAAGCTGCTATCTCTCTCGATCCATATAATTCCTTACTCCATTGGAATCCCAATCACACCTTCTGTAATTGGACTGCCATTGCATGCTCTTCTAGTCGACAGCGCGTGGTTTCCTTGAATCTCACTGGTATGGGATTACTTGGCCCCATCTCTCCCTTTCTGGGAAATCTTTCCTTCCTTAGAGTTCTTGATCTCAGAAATAATAGCTTTCACGGCCATATTCCATATCAGCTTGGAAGGCTATTTCGCTTGAGATGGCTTcagttgtcttctaacaatttaaGTGGAAGCATTCCACCTGAATTTAGTCTCCTTTCAAATTTAGAAACCATGGTATTAGGAAGAAACAACTTGACAGGTAATATCCCACCTTTCTTGGGAAACATGTCCTTTCTAAAGCTCCTTGTATTGACAGAAAATACACTCCAAGGTGGTATTCCTGCTGAGCTAGGTATGCTTCGTCAGCTAAACTGGCTTAATCTTGGCATCAACAACTTGATAGGTTCGATCCCCATTGCCCTTTCAAATTGCACCCGTCTCCAAACTTTGGAGCTCTATGCTAACAACTTAAACGGCCCAATTCCATGGGAGTTTGGAAGGCTGTCAGAGTTGCAAAATGTGCTCTTGTGGCAAAATCAACTCAGTGGAGAAATACCCCGCTTGGTGGGGAATTGGACTCAGCTGGAAATGCTGGAATTGGAGATCAACCAACTGAGCGGCACAGTGCCCCTGGAAATTGGTAAAATGAAGCAACTGAGACGGTTAGGTTTGTGGGGAAATCATTTTGTGAGTAGAAGCAGAGGTCTGCCTATTCTAACAGTGTTAACTAATTGCTCCAGCTTGGAAATTCTTACTTTGGAATATAATCATCTCACTGGCGTCTTGCCCACTTCAGTTGGTCGCCTTTCAAATTCACTCTCTATTTTAATGTTGGACTCAAATGAAATTGGGGGAAACATACCAAATGAGATTGGTAACCTAACAAACCTGGCAACATTAGGGTTAAGTACAAACCGATTCAATGGGACCATTCCATCTGCACTTGGCAAACTTCCAAATCTGGAAAGATTATATCTAGGGGCAAACAATTTACAGGGAAGAATTCCAGAAAGTTTTGGACAATCAATAAGGCTTGGATTGTTGTCACTCAGTGAGAATATGCTTTCAGGCCAAATTCCAGATAGTCTTGGCGAGCTTCCACAATTAAGAGACCTTTTTCTTTATCACAATCAACTATCAGGTAAAATACCTGCCAGTTTAGGGAGAAGTCAGACATTGGAGACGGTGGACTTTTCCCACAACAAACTAACAGGAAACATACCTCCTGAAGTTGCAGGTCTTCAAAATCTCCAGTTTTATTTCAATGTTTCCAGCAATTTCCTGCAAGGTTCTATTTTGGAAATGAGTAAAATGGTTATGGTTTTAGCTATAGATCTTTCTCAAAACAATTTCTCGGGTGTCATTCCTAGTGCACTAGCAAGCTGCAAGGGTTTGGAATATCTAAATCTTTCTTGGAATAAATTTGAGGGGCCAATCCCTGCATCACTAGCAGATCTGCAAAATCTGCAGTACATGGATCTTTCTCGCAATAATTTGTCAGGTATGATACCGGTGACTTTCAAAAAGATGAGAATGCTCCGACATCTCAATCTCTCTTCAAACAAGTTGACTGGAGAGGTCCCAAAGGGAGGAGCTTTCGCAACACTCGACGCCTCAGAAGTTATGGGAAATCTTGGCCTCTGTGGTGGATGGATAAACTTGCCACCATGCTCTCATTCCAATCACAAACAGCCATCAGTCCCCAAAAAGGTGATTATTCCTGTCATAGTAGGCATTGCAATTTTGACCATGTCTCTTCTATTGGTAGCATTTTCTTATAGATTATGTAGACATTCCAGTACCCCTGCTCTCAATGTATGGCCTCCAAAAATTTCATATGAAGAACTTGTAGATGCAACTGGTGGGTTTAGTGACGAAAATCTTTTAGGAATTGGTAGTTTTGGGTCAGTTTATAAAGGAATTCTAAAGAATGGTACAAATATTGCTGTTAAAGTTCTCAAGTTGCAAGATCAATATGTTCACCAAAGTTTTAGCAGAGAATGCACTGCATTAAAGAGAGTTCGACATCGCAATGTAATAAAAATAATTTCAGCATGCTCCAATCTTGATTTCAAAGCCTTAATTCTTCCATTTATGTCAAATGGAAGTTTAGAGAGATGGTTGTATCATTCAGAAGGCGGTAGATGCAGATTAAATTTGAGAGATCGAATAAGGATAGCAATGGAGATAGCAGAAGGAATGACGTATCTTCACCATTATTGCTTTGTTCAAGTGATTCACTGTGACCTCAAGCCCAATAACGTCCTATTAGGAGATGACATGACTTCATACATAGCAGATTTTGGCCTTTCCAATATTATTTTCGGCAATTCCATGGATTCTTTGACTTCTACAGATGCACTTAAAGGATCTGTTGGCTACATTGCACCAG AATATGGAATAGGTGGAAAGCTTACTACAAAAGGAGATGTATATAGTTATGGAATTTTAATTCTAGAGTTGTTGACAAGGAGGAGACCAACAGATGATATGTTCACTGAAGGAATCAATCTACAAAAATGGATAGAAATGCATTTTCCAAATAGAATCTCAGATGTGGTGGATAATTGTTTGCTTATAGATGCTCATGAATCAGGGACATCAATGGTAATAGAATGCCTTACTCAATTTATGCAAATTGGGCTCTTTTGCACAAAGGAGTCACCTCAAGAGCGACCTGATATGACTGAGATAGTTGATAGGTTAAATACAATCAGAGGTGCATTTCTTGGTACACCGAAAACTCCTCAATTACCAATAGACATCTCACATTTTCTTGACAATACAAGAGGTATAAATATGGCTAGTTCAGGGAACAATGAAGGTTCATCTACATCTACTTCCTAG